Proteins encoded in a region of the Armatimonadota bacterium genome:
- a CDS encoding ornithine cyclodeaminase has protein sequence MAFFLTEAQVSSLLTMPEALDAVERAFAAEGQAEVLNNPRQRLYLPDGVFHIMSAAVLSEGVFGFKAYASFAPKTRFLFFLYDADNGNLLCVMEADRLGQVRTGAASGVATRYMARHDARTLGIIGAGWQAETQVEAICAVRPVARVKVYSRHPERREQFADFMSQKLGISVVPVDTAEGATRGSAIVVCATTAREPVLFGEWLDDGTHINAIGANAFSRRELDVSVFARCHTVAVDDREQARVESGELITAIESRKLNWRQVVELADIVAGRVPGRTDPAEVTLFKSLGVALEDVAVAHVVYRKALAQGVGQTLPF, from the coding sequence ATGGCGTTCTTCCTGACAGAAGCGCAGGTTAGCAGTTTACTGACGATGCCTGAGGCGCTGGACGCGGTAGAGCGTGCTTTCGCTGCAGAAGGACAGGCGGAGGTGCTCAACAACCCGCGCCAGCGTCTCTATTTGCCTGATGGCGTGTTCCACATCATGAGCGCAGCAGTGCTCAGCGAAGGGGTGTTCGGCTTCAAAGCGTACGCTTCCTTCGCCCCCAAGACTCGCTTCCTCTTCTTCCTGTACGACGCCGATAACGGCAACCTGTTGTGCGTGATGGAGGCAGACAGACTGGGACAGGTGCGCACGGGAGCCGCTTCAGGGGTAGCTACCCGCTACATGGCGCGTCACGACGCCCGTACGCTGGGCATTATTGGCGCGGGATGGCAAGCGGAGACGCAGGTGGAAGCGATATGCGCTGTACGCCCCGTTGCCCGCGTGAAAGTGTACTCGCGCCACCCCGAAAGGCGGGAGCAGTTCGCCGATTTCATGAGCCAGAAGCTGGGCATCTCCGTCGTGCCTGTAGACACTGCTGAGGGAGCCACCCGGGGAAGCGCGATTGTGGTATGCGCTACTACAGCCCGTGAGCCGGTGCTCTTCGGGGAATGGCTGGACGATGGCACGCACATTAACGCTATCGGTGCAAACGCTTTTTCACGCCGCGAGCTGGACGTGAGCGTGTTCGCGCGTTGCCATACGGTGGCGGTAGACGACCGCGAGCAGGCGAGGGTGGAATCGGGCGAACTCATCACAGCGATAGAGTCACGTAAGCTGAACTGGAGACAGGTGGTGGAACTGGCGGATATCGTCGCCGGGCGCGTGCCGGGGCGTACTGACCCTGCCGAGGTAACGCTGTTTAAGAGCCTGGGGGTGGCGCTAGAGGACGTAGCGGTAGCACACGTAGTGTACCGTAAAGCGCTGGCGCAGGGCGTTGGGCAGACTTTGCCGTTTTAG
- a CDS encoding peptidase M16 produces MRKNLKNLLLQITCVVVLVHVSQPSPAEPVKRILSNGMVIVVSHEPSARVVALEAFLKVGVWAEPEDKRGIGLLVSRALFGSTTNESMQTLAQEIERVGGEIRSFWQPDYTQISITTVAEAFDDAAWLLAEGIKNAQFEPEVVERAKQEALAEAQAERAVKFRSTLMALRTLLYPPGHPYAYPFTGDPSYIQRATAQDLQEFHRRFYTPDNLVIVVVGNVPAERVVEKFTTLFGSWEARSATRRPNLPFTPLQESSSKVREQAGNTAYIMAGYPAPGITSSEYPALVVLDAILGRGKSSRIFTNLRDASGIGYEIGSFYPPLAGGSCLLGFVEIAPYRISASGIPVLIVDDVQKALVQQMRSVRTEPPSEQEVERAKKLVIGSYALRHQRVRDRAYFLGWYECIGLGYQFDRQFADKIEAVKREDVLRVAEKYLKNVAIAVTMPRD; encoded by the coding sequence GTGAGAAAGAACCTGAAGAATCTGCTGTTACAGATAACCTGCGTTGTCGTGCTCGTTCATGTCAGCCAGCCCTCCCCTGCCGAGCCGGTGAAGCGTATCCTGAGCAACGGCATGGTGATTGTGGTTTCGCACGAGCCGTCCGCGCGGGTAGTGGCGCTGGAAGCGTTCCTCAAGGTGGGCGTGTGGGCAGAGCCGGAGGATAAGCGCGGCATCGGCTTGCTGGTGTCGCGCGCGTTGTTCGGCAGCACTACCAACGAGAGCATGCAGACCCTTGCGCAGGAGATTGAGCGTGTGGGCGGAGAGATACGCTCCTTCTGGCAGCCTGACTACACGCAGATTTCCATTACCACCGTCGCCGAAGCGTTTGACGACGCCGCATGGTTGCTGGCGGAGGGCATCAAGAACGCACAGTTCGAACCAGAGGTGGTGGAAAGGGCAAAGCAGGAAGCGCTTGCAGAGGCGCAGGCAGAGCGTGCTGTCAAGTTCCGCAGCACGTTGATGGCGTTGCGAACGCTGTTGTATCCACCGGGGCATCCCTACGCCTACCCGTTCACCGGAGACCCCTCGTATATCCAGCGAGCTACTGCTCAAGATTTGCAGGAGTTCCATCGCCGGTTCTACACGCCGGACAATCTGGTGATTGTGGTGGTGGGCAATGTGCCTGCGGAGCGGGTAGTGGAGAAGTTCACCACGTTGTTCGGCAGCTGGGAGGCACGCAGCGCCACACGTCGTCCGAATCTTCCGTTCACGCCTCTCCAGGAGTCATCCAGCAAAGTGCGTGAACAGGCGGGCAACACCGCGTACATCATGGCGGGCTATCCTGCACCGGGTATCACCTCTAGCGAGTATCCCGCGCTGGTGGTGCTGGACGCTATTCTGGGCAGGGGCAAGAGCTCGCGCATCTTCACCAACCTGCGCGACGCTTCAGGTATCGGCTACGAGATTGGCTCCTTTTATCCACCTCTGGCGGGGGGGAGTTGTCTACTCGGCTTCGTGGAGATTGCCCCCTATCGCATCAGCGCGAGCGGGATTCCGGTGTTGATTGTGGACGACGTGCAGAAGGCGCTAGTGCAGCAGATGCGGTCGGTGCGCACAGAGCCTCCTTCTGAGCAAGAGGTAGAGCGAGCAAAGAAGCTGGTGATTGGCTCGTACGCGCTACGTCACCAGCGTGTGCGCGACCGCGCCTACTTCCTCGGCTGGTACGAATGTATCGGATTGGGCTACCAGTTCGACCGCCAGTTTGCGGATAAAATCGAGGCGGTGAAGCGGGAAGACGTGTTGCGCGTCGCGGAGAAGTATCTGAAGAACGTGGCGATTGCTGTCACGATGCCGAGGGATTGA
- a CDS encoding N-acetyltransferase, whose protein sequence is MSCLQIAIRAGRQEDAPALARLYVQAFGSKIAWAFGKHADRMADLVADLLLHDQMRLSETLVAEVEGQVAGMAVLRRDHTHRPSWRKVWRLARRHVRGWRVLTATFIMSAMCSNLCTPTRSYLESLAVDARYRGQGIGTLLLERCFEESRQVGKRDISLHVVDTNPRAKQLYERMGFRTVRTERFGWFASRWMGFSAQCFMVRPL, encoded by the coding sequence ATGTCCTGCCTGCAGATAGCGATACGAGCGGGGCGACAGGAGGACGCCCCAGCACTGGCACGACTCTATGTGCAGGCGTTCGGCTCCAAAATCGCATGGGCTTTTGGCAAACACGCGGACAGGATGGCAGACCTCGTCGCTGACCTGCTGCTGCACGATCAGATGCGTCTGAGTGAAACGCTGGTCGCGGAAGTGGAAGGTCAGGTAGCTGGTATGGCAGTGCTACGACGCGACCACACGCACCGCCCGAGCTGGCGCAAGGTGTGGAGGCTTGCCCGGCGTCACGTACGGGGATGGCGAGTGCTGACAGCGACGTTTATCATGAGCGCCATGTGCAGCAACCTGTGTACGCCTACCCGTTCGTATCTGGAATCGCTGGCAGTGGATGCGCGCTATCGCGGACAGGGTATCGGCACGCTGTTGCTGGAACGCTGTTTTGAGGAGTCGCGCCAGGTAGGCAAGAGGGATATATCCCTGCATGTGGTAGATACCAATCCCCGCGCGAAGCAGCTGTATGAACGGATGGGCTTCCGTACGGTGCGCACCGAACGCTTTGGGTGGTTTGCCTCACGCTGGATGGGCTTCAGCGCACAGTGCTTTATGGTGCGCCCGCTGTAA
- the gatB gene encoding aspartyl/glutamyl-tRNA(Asn/Gln) amidotransferase subunit B, whose translation MAEWEACIGMEVHAELLTDSKMFCSCANAFGGEPNTRCCPVCTGMPGSLPVMNKKAVEMVLRTALALNCEISMTSIFHRKNYFYPDLPKNYQISQYGDTPIGKRGWLDVPVNGRLVRVHIRRVHLEEDTGKLFHLPTGESAVDYNRSGVPLMEIVTEFPPDMHTAEEARAYLQALRSVLVYLDVCDGRMEQGSLRCEPNLSVRPKGSDTFGVKTELKNLNSFRAVQRGIEYEIQRHIAVLESGGKVVQETRGWNDERGESFPMRTKEYEQDYRYFPEPDLVPVQFTEEWIEQVRASLPELPLAKRQRFMKQYALPEYDATLLVEDRATADYFEEVVQLGAEPKAVANWMNGDLARLMNAAGIEDIRTCKVKPQHLRDLIGLVQKGTITGSVAKQVLEEVFQTGAEPTQVVQAKGLTQVSDTDQLAAWVQQAIAENPDAAEKVRNGKLQTLQFLVGQVMKLSRGRANPNEVRRLIAEALGVQVE comes from the coding sequence ATGGCAGAGTGGGAAGCGTGTATCGGCATGGAGGTTCATGCCGAGCTGTTGACCGATAGCAAGATGTTCTGTTCCTGCGCCAACGCTTTTGGTGGTGAGCCGAACACCCGTTGTTGTCCGGTGTGTACCGGGATGCCCGGTTCCCTGCCGGTGATGAACAAAAAGGCGGTGGAGATGGTACTGCGCACCGCTCTCGCGCTCAACTGCGAAATCTCCATGACCTCCATCTTTCACCGCAAGAACTACTTCTATCCCGACCTGCCGAAGAACTACCAGATTTCGCAATACGGCGATACGCCCATTGGCAAACGAGGTTGGCTGGATGTGCCGGTAAATGGAAGGCTGGTGCGCGTGCATATCCGTCGCGTGCATCTGGAAGAGGATACCGGCAAACTCTTCCACCTGCCGACCGGCGAAAGCGCGGTAGATTATAACCGCAGCGGCGTGCCCCTGATGGAGATTGTGACCGAGTTCCCGCCCGATATGCATACGGCAGAGGAAGCACGTGCTTACCTGCAAGCCCTGCGCAGTGTGCTGGTGTACCTGGACGTGTGTGATGGGCGGATGGAACAGGGCAGCCTGCGCTGTGAGCCGAACCTTTCCGTGCGTCCGAAAGGCAGCGACACCTTCGGCGTCAAAACCGAACTGAAGAACCTCAACTCTTTCCGCGCGGTACAGCGAGGCATCGAATACGAGATACAAAGGCATATCGCCGTGCTGGAGTCGGGTGGGAAGGTGGTGCAGGAAACGCGCGGCTGGAACGACGAACGCGGCGAGAGCTTCCCCATGCGCACCAAAGAGTATGAACAGGACTACCGCTACTTCCCCGAGCCGGACCTCGTGCCCGTACAGTTTACAGAGGAGTGGATCGAGCAGGTGCGCGCCTCTCTGCCCGAGTTGCCTCTGGCGAAGCGACAGCGTTTCATGAAGCAGTACGCCCTTCCCGAATACGACGCCACCCTGCTGGTGGAAGACCGCGCGACCGCCGACTACTTTGAGGAAGTGGTCCAGCTCGGCGCGGAGCCGAAAGCGGTGGCGAACTGGATGAACGGCGACCTCGCCCGCCTGATGAACGCGGCTGGCATCGAGGACATTCGCACCTGCAAGGTCAAACCTCAGCACCTGCGTGACCTGATTGGACTGGTGCAGAAGGGCACGATTACCGGAAGCGTTGCCAAGCAGGTACTGGAGGAGGTTTTCCAAACGGGGGCGGAGCCCACGCAGGTGGTGCAGGCGAAGGGCTTAACGCAGGTGAGCGACACCGACCAGCTGGCAGCATGGGTACAGCAGGCTATCGCCGAGAACCCCGACGCAGCTGAGAAGGTGCGTAACGGTAAGCTGCAAACGCTGCAGTTCCTGGTGGGTCAGGTGATGAAGCTCAGCCGCGGTCGCGCCAACCCGAATGAGGTGCGCCGCCTCATCGCCGAGGCGCTCGGAGTGCAAGTGGAGTAG
- the citZ gene encoding citrate synthase 2, with protein sequence MIAAKGLEDVIAGVSSICDVNGQTGQLIYRGYDIDDLAQHATFEEVAYLLWYGKLPNRAEYERLREQLVANRELPVQVMKLLFDLPPRANPMHLLRTVVSALALYDPDASDSSPDANLRKAIRLTARIPTIITSIERIRNGELPLKNNPELSHAANFLYTLKGTVPDELSVRAMDVALILQADHEFNASTFTARVITSTLSDMYSAVVGAIGALAGPLHGGANERVMRMLIDIGDVSRAEDYVKGLLVQKQRVMGFGHRVYKTEDPRAKHLKRLSRELGERQGNLKWYLISEKVEEVVRREKGLYCNVDFYSASVQYMLGIPIDMFTPLFASSRIVGWTAHIMEQMADNRLIRPRAEYVGPRNLPWVPMEERE encoded by the coding sequence ATGATAGCTGCAAAAGGACTGGAAGATGTCATCGCCGGCGTTTCCTCAATCTGTGATGTCAACGGTCAGACGGGGCAGCTAATCTACCGCGGCTATGACATCGACGACCTGGCACAACATGCCACATTCGAAGAGGTTGCCTACCTGCTGTGGTACGGCAAACTGCCTAACAGGGCGGAGTACGAACGGCTGCGCGAGCAGCTTGTCGCCAACAGGGAGCTGCCAGTCCAGGTGATGAAGTTGTTGTTTGACCTGCCTCCACGTGCCAATCCGATGCATCTGCTGCGTACAGTTGTTTCTGCGCTGGCTCTGTATGACCCGGATGCGAGCGATAGTTCGCCCGACGCGAACCTGCGCAAAGCAATTCGTCTCACGGCACGCATCCCGACGATTATCACCTCCATCGAGCGCATCCGTAATGGTGAACTGCCGCTGAAGAACAATCCCGAACTGAGCCATGCGGCAAACTTTCTATACACCTTGAAGGGCACGGTACCCGATGAACTGAGCGTGCGGGCAATGGACGTTGCGCTGATTTTGCAAGCAGACCACGAGTTCAACGCCTCCACCTTTACCGCCCGTGTGATTACATCCACGCTCTCGGACATGTATTCTGCAGTAGTGGGAGCGATCGGTGCGCTCGCCGGGCCGCTGCATGGTGGGGCAAACGAGCGCGTGATGCGCATGTTGATCGACATCGGCGATGTCTCCCGAGCAGAGGACTATGTGAAGGGCTTGCTGGTGCAAAAGCAGCGCGTGATGGGGTTCGGGCATCGCGTGTACAAGACCGAGGACCCGCGCGCCAAGCACCTGAAACGGCTCTCACGCGAGCTCGGCGAACGCCAGGGCAATCTCAAATGGTACCTCATCTCCGAGAAAGTGGAGGAGGTCGTGCGGCGCGAGAAAGGGCTGTACTGCAACGTGGACTTCTACTCCGCATCGGTGCAGTACATGCTGGGTATCCCCATCGACATGTTCACGCCCCTGTTCGCCAGCAGTCGCATCGTAGGCTGGACAGCGCACATTATGGAGCAGATGGCGGACAACCGCCTGATCCGCCCGCGCGCGGAGTACGTGGGTCCACGCAACCTGCCGTGGGTGCCGATGGAGGAACGCGAATAG
- a CDS encoding adenosine kinase codes for MGFDVFGMCNALMDVQAKVDEAIIWELGLQKGGMFLIDEAQRCFLMEYLTDRVVHSEAGGSGANTMIGVALLGGRTCYTSKVANDEHGALYRRSLSDKGVKPNLAVGEGSTGVSFILLTPDAQRTMCTYLGASQQLRPDEVSIEDLRQSRYLYVTGYLWDTESQKQAVLHAMQEANKAGVRVVFSLSDIFCVRRHKPDFQRLLEQHVDVLIGNATEAQELSGADNPHHAARLLADYCDVAVVTMDSRGALIRQANTLYEIPAFRVEAVDATGAGDMFAAGLLYGLCAGLPLDVSGRLAAYTAAQVVTKMGARLDSVAIPEHILYRDGVSA; via the coding sequence ATGGGTTTTGACGTTTTTGGCATGTGCAACGCGCTGATGGATGTGCAGGCAAAGGTAGACGAGGCGATTATTTGGGAACTGGGATTGCAAAAGGGTGGTATGTTCCTGATTGACGAGGCGCAACGCTGTTTTCTGATGGAATACCTTACCGACAGGGTGGTACATTCTGAGGCGGGCGGTTCGGGCGCGAACACCATGATTGGCGTGGCGTTACTGGGAGGCAGGACGTGCTACACCAGCAAAGTGGCGAACGACGAACACGGTGCGCTCTACCGGCGTAGCCTCAGCGACAAAGGCGTGAAGCCGAACCTTGCTGTGGGTGAGGGCAGTACGGGCGTGTCGTTCATCCTGCTCACCCCCGATGCCCAGCGCACCATGTGCACCTATCTTGGCGCGAGCCAACAATTGCGCCCCGATGAGGTAAGCATCGAAGACCTGCGTCAGAGCCGTTACCTGTACGTCACCGGCTACTTGTGGGATACCGAGTCCCAAAAGCAGGCGGTACTTCACGCCATGCAGGAAGCGAATAAAGCAGGCGTGCGCGTAGTGTTCAGTCTCTCCGACATCTTCTGCGTGCGCCGCCACAAGCCCGACTTTCAGCGGTTGCTGGAGCAGCACGTAGACGTACTCATCGGCAACGCTACCGAAGCACAGGAACTAAGCGGCGCGGACAACCCCCACCACGCCGCGCGACTGTTGGCGGACTACTGCGATGTGGCAGTGGTGACCATGGACAGCCGGGGCGCGTTGATTCGGCAGGCAAACACACTGTACGAGATTCCGGCGTTCCGCGTGGAAGCGGTAGATGCTACCGGCGCGGGCGACATGTTTGCAGCGGGGCTATTGTACGGGTTGTGCGCCGGTCTACCGCTGGATGTGTCAGGGCGACTGGCAGCATACACCGCCGCGCAGGTGGTCACCAAGATGGGAGCACGGTTGGACAGCGTTGCGATACCCGAGCACATCCTGTACCGGGATGGCGTTAGCGCGTGA
- the xerD gene encoding tyrosine recombinase XerD: protein MNEYITRFLYHLRVERGASAHTQEAYSRDLRQLAEFARRRGYSPCDALGENGLLAFAQHLRQRGLAEVSIERKLCAARAFARFLRQEGVLPEETVPSVATFRLPRKLPSALSRQEVESLLSQPDTRTPLGLRDRAMLELAYAAGLRVSETVGLRLQDVDLHEGFVRVFGKRAKERWVPFGDRALSALQDYLRLARPKLLGKRSEDYLFLSERGTPLSRTQFWLRLKQYAQKAGISRPVSPHTLRHSFAVHLLQGGADLRAVQEMLGHTSINTTQIYTRVSIDHLREAYRKHHPRA, encoded by the coding sequence ATGAACGAATACATTACCCGGTTTCTGTATCACCTGCGTGTGGAGCGAGGAGCTTCTGCCCACACGCAGGAAGCTTACTCTCGCGACCTGCGCCAACTCGCCGAGTTCGCCCGTCGGCGTGGTTATTCTCCGTGCGACGCTCTGGGTGAAAACGGCTTGTTGGCTTTCGCCCAGCACCTGCGTCAACGGGGGTTGGCGGAGGTGAGCATCGAACGCAAGCTGTGCGCGGCGCGAGCGTTCGCCCGCTTTTTGAGGCAGGAGGGTGTGCTCCCTGAAGAAACCGTTCCCTCCGTAGCCACTTTCCGTCTTCCCCGCAAGCTACCCAGCGCCCTTTCCCGCCAGGAGGTGGAAAGCCTTCTCTCACAACCCGATACCCGAACGCCCCTCGGGCTGCGCGACAGGGCGATGCTGGAGCTGGCGTATGCGGCGGGGCTGCGCGTGTCCGAGACGGTGGGTTTGCGCCTGCAGGACGTCGATCTGCACGAGGGCTTTGTGCGCGTGTTCGGCAAACGGGCGAAAGAGCGATGGGTGCCCTTTGGGGATAGAGCCCTATCCGCGTTGCAGGATTATCTGCGTCTCGCCCGTCCCAAACTGCTGGGCAAGCGTAGCGAGGACTACCTCTTCCTCAGCGAGCGCGGCACTCCGCTCTCTCGCACACAGTTCTGGCTGCGCCTGAAGCAGTATGCGCAGAAGGCAGGTATCTCGCGCCCCGTGAGCCCGCACACCCTGCGCCACTCCTTTGCGGTGCATCTGTTGCAGGGAGGGGCAGACCTGCGCGCGGTGCAGGAGATGCTGGGACATACCAGCATCAACACCACCCAAATCTACACCCGGGTGAGCATCGACCACCTGCGCGAAGCGTACAGGAAGCACCACCCGAGGGCGTAG